The Colias croceus chromosome 21, ilColCroc2.1 genome window below encodes:
- the LOC123701336 gene encoding uncharacterized protein LOC123701336, with translation MVVKLSVAALYADVYPTHPKSRGRQMDCSAERRQKLSTALPALVEDDSEGEAYESERERSFLLRTEDLRRQKSISPQRRERMRRQLALPSLSEDEEP, from the coding sequence atggtcGTGAAACTATCAGTCGCTGCGTTGTACGCGGACGTATACCCAACTCATCCCAAATCTCGCGGCAGGCAAATGGACTGTTCCGCTGAGAGGCGACAAAAATTGAGCACCGCATTGCCAGCATTGGTGGAAGATGATTCTGAAGGGGAGGCTTACGAGTCGGAAAGGGAGAGATCCTTCCTCCTTCGCACTGAGGACCTCCGCAGGCAGAAATCTATCTCGCCGCAGAGGAGGGAAAGGATGCGGCGACAGCTGGCGTTGCCCTCGCTCTCCGAAGACGAAGAGCCTTGA